The following are encoded together in the Pseudobdellovibrionaceae bacterium genome:
- the dnaX gene encoding DNA polymerase III subunit gamma/tau, translated as MAYEVIARKWRPLNFDQLLGQEHISQTLKNAITNKRLSHAFLFTGPRGTGKTSASRILAKTLRCENNSKLSKAEPCNACDQCLKITAGQSLDVLEIDGASNNGVDAIREIRETIKYMPSSGTYKLYIIDEVHMLSNSAFNALLKTLEEPPPHVIFILATTEVQKIPDTVLSRCQRFDFRRISISVISQHLENICKQENITPDKQSLFLIAKHGEGSMRDSQSLLDQVITFSGKTLSLEKSIQILGLTPRELLNLSLEVFVTAEVEKSKSLIENLSQSSVDPKVFLGELIEEIRHLLLIKTCPSNVENLIPLSVNDQEHLSGVAKKLSHKQIYFLFKEALNAYEDCSKMPDPFMILEFFLLKLPYQIHNLENFSTTVGATQTKSFAALNTAGPKASAVKNSTQTLDKNKNATMASAPTNSFSEQPDFAYYWTSLVKKIASINPPLSSKLSHTFLQTVENKIIKIGVPKSHEFLLEEFSDKNFTKKLKNYIKTFWNRDYDLEFFLSYATEHQKSLSGQIQQQEEAETTELQNKVDQNDLVQQIKKELGINVKSIKKIKN; from the coding sequence GTGGCTTATGAAGTGATTGCGCGTAAATGGCGCCCCCTTAATTTTGATCAACTGTTAGGCCAAGAACATATTAGCCAAACTTTAAAAAATGCCATTACCAACAAAAGGCTTTCTCATGCTTTTTTATTTACTGGTCCGCGAGGAACAGGCAAAACCTCTGCCTCTCGCATTTTAGCAAAAACTTTACGCTGCGAAAACAATAGCAAACTGTCTAAAGCAGAACCTTGTAACGCTTGCGACCAATGCTTAAAAATTACTGCTGGGCAATCTTTAGATGTTTTAGAAATAGATGGCGCCTCTAACAATGGTGTAGATGCTATTAGAGAAATAAGAGAAACCATAAAGTATATGCCCTCTTCAGGAACCTATAAGCTCTACATTATAGACGAAGTACATATGCTTTCTAATAGTGCGTTTAACGCTTTATTAAAAACTTTAGAAGAACCTCCCCCCCATGTTATTTTTATTTTAGCCACCACAGAAGTGCAAAAAATTCCCGACACTGTGCTGTCTCGCTGCCAAAGATTTGATTTTCGACGCATTTCTATTTCTGTTATTAGCCAACACTTAGAAAACATTTGTAAGCAAGAAAACATAACTCCCGATAAACAAAGTTTATTTTTAATTGCAAAACATGGCGAAGGTTCTATGAGAGATAGCCAAAGTTTATTAGACCAAGTAATAACCTTTAGCGGAAAAACCTTGTCCTTAGAAAAAAGTATTCAAATTTTAGGGCTCACCCCAAGAGAGTTGCTAAATCTTAGCTTAGAAGTGTTTGTAACCGCCGAGGTAGAAAAATCGAAAAGTCTTATTGAAAATTTATCTCAATCTAGCGTAGACCCTAAAGTGTTTTTAGGAGAGCTTATAGAAGAAATTAGACACTTGCTTTTAATAAAAACCTGCCCCAGCAATGTAGAAAATCTTATTCCCTTAAGCGTAAATGACCAAGAGCACTTAAGTGGCGTTGCAAAAAAATTGTCTCATAAACAAATATATTTTCTTTTTAAAGAGGCGTTAAACGCTTACGAAGACTGCTCTAAAATGCCTGACCCCTTTATGATTTTAGAGTTTTTTTTATTAAAGCTGCCTTATCAAATTCATAATTTAGAAAACTTTTCAACAACAGTAGGCGCAACACAAACAAAATCTTTTGCTGCCCTAAATACAGCAGGGCCTAAAGCCTCTGCTGTAAAAAATAGCACGCAAACTCTTGATAAAAATAAAAACGCAACCATGGCTTCGGCCCCAACTAACTCTTTTAGCGAACAGCCCGATTTTGCTTATTATTGGACTTCGTTAGTTAAAAAAATTGCCAGCATTAACCCTCCCCTTAGCAGCAAGCTATCGCATACTTTTTTACAAACCGTAGAAAATAAAATTATTAAAATTGGAGTTCCAAAAAGCCATGAATTTTTACTAGAAGAATTTTCTGATAAAAACTTTACGAAAAAATTAAAAAATTATATTAAAACCTTTTGGAATCGCGACTATGATTTAGAGTTTTTTTTAAGCTATGCCACAGAACATCAAAAAAGCCTTAGTGGCCAAATACAGCAACAAGAGGAAGCCGAAACCACAGAGTTACAAAATAAAGTTGACCAAAATGATTTAGTTCAACAAATTAAAAAAGAGCTTGGGATTAATGTTAAAAGCATAAAAAAAATAAAAAATTAA
- a CDS encoding YbaB/EbfC family nucleoid-associated protein, with the protein MAGGMQQMLKQANQMQSRMKKIQEELKQKTYSAKAGGDAVCVSVSGEYLLSKISIQDELFKDADSETLQDLIIIASNEAIKAAKKDSETQMNQVTGGAMPGLF; encoded by the coding sequence ATGGCCGGTGGCATGCAACAAATGCTTAAGCAAGCCAATCAAATGCAAAGTCGCATGAAAAAAATTCAAGAAGAATTAAAACAAAAAACCTATTCTGCTAAGGCCGGGGGCGATGCCGTTTGCGTTAGTGTTTCGGGCGAATATTTATTATCTAAAATTAGCATTCAAGACGAGCTATTTAAAGATGCCGACAGCGAAACGCTACAAGATTTAATTATTATTGCCAGCAACGAGGCTATTAAAGCTGCAAAAAAAGATTCGGAAACACAAATGAACCAAGTTACTGGCGGAGCTATGCCTGGTTTGTTTTAA
- the recR gene encoding recombination protein RecR, translating to MQHIPSLQNLINELCKLPGIGVKTAQRLAYFILKNSSKNIPPLIQSLQNIKANVRLCSKCFDFTEQETICYTCSSPKRNPQSLCVVEDPSGIQKIESAGVYNGRYHVLHGSLSPLDGIGVDDLKIAELFKRIEQSLTTQLPITEIIFALDPDLEGDTSILYISKQLRNYPNVKITQLAHGVPVGGDIEYISYRTLAKALENRIDIS from the coding sequence ATGCAACACATTCCTTCGCTACAAAACCTTATTAACGAACTTTGTAAACTTCCTGGCATTGGTGTTAAAACTGCACAAAGGCTGGCTTACTTTATTTTAAAAAATTCTTCTAAAAATATTCCTCCTCTAATACAGTCTTTACAAAATATTAAAGCCAATGTTCGTTTATGTTCAAAGTGCTTTGATTTTACAGAGCAAGAAACAATTTGCTACACTTGCTCCAGCCCAAAGCGCAACCCCCAAAGCCTTTGCGTTGTTGAAGACCCCTCTGGTATTCAAAAAATAGAATCCGCTGGTGTTTACAATGGAAGGTATCATGTTTTACACGGCAGCCTTTCTCCTTTAGACGGCATTGGGGTAGATGATTTAAAAATTGCAGAACTTTTTAAAAGGATAGAGCAATCATTAACCACCCAACTACCTATTACAGAAATTATCTTTGCCTTAGACCCTGACCTTGAAGGAGATACCAGTATTTTATATATCTCTAAACAACTTCGCAATTACCCTAATGTTAAAATTACTCAGCTTGCCCATGGAGTCCCTGTGGGAGGGGATATTGAATACATTAGCTATCGAACCTTAGCCAAGGCCTTAGAAAACCGAATAGATATTTCTTAA
- a CDS encoding gliding-motility protein MglA: MSFINYVANEITCKIVYCGPSCAGKTTNLQWIYHNLQSQQSNEVIQLPFDIERTLFFDFLPLALGKVQGINVKFHLYSVPGELYLKQNRKIILNGVDGIVFVADCLPEQKNNNMDSLKDIQGILSSLGYNIKNMPFVFQYNKTDSPNALDINEMRLSLNRNQNKDFLAKAIKGEGVLNTFKGISQLILAQIQSKS, from the coding sequence ATGTCTTTTATTAATTATGTTGCTAATGAAATTACTTGCAAAATTGTATACTGCGGGCCTTCTTGTGCAGGTAAAACTACCAACTTACAATGGATATACCATAACTTACAAAGCCAACAATCTAACGAGGTAATACAATTACCTTTTGACATAGAACGCACTTTATTTTTCGATTTTCTTCCCCTGGCTTTAGGCAAAGTTCAAGGGATTAATGTAAAGTTTCATTTATATAGCGTGCCTGGCGAATTGTATTTAAAACAAAATAGAAAAATTATTTTAAATGGAGTAGATGGAATTGTGTTTGTTGCTGATTGCTTGCCCGAACAAAAAAATAATAATATGGATTCTTTAAAAGATATTCAAGGCATTCTTTCAAGCCTTGGTTACAACATTAAAAACATGCCCTTTGTATTTCAATATAACAAAACAGACAGCCCTAATGCTTTAGATATTAACGAAATGCGGTTAAGCCTTAACCGCAACCAAAATAAAGATTTTTTAGCCAAAGCTATAAAGGGAGAGGGAGTTTTAAATACTTTTAAAGGCATTTCTCAACTTATACTGGCGCAAATTCAATCCAAAAGTTAA
- a CDS encoding VWA domain-containing protein yields the protein MWGQFFKALVLMGFSFGVYVGCSEVNFEEGVGPVCSQLRRAHGSPACKHTDDGYQKFSYPTTILGRVDLLFVVDNSGSMSAEQRNMAKNFTRFLADLESLGRESISYQIGIITTDVTRNAGKLLTFGNKNNIISNDASNPYYAENAGALFQETIQRQETLDCESSGFNPAKCPSGKESGIKAVNSFLDKGYNYFFRDHSFFSIIIISDEDENSRGKNLKEYNLPETLVSKVGLQVSPNKAFSVNAIVVMPDDSKGAKCLEEQNALCGKYYRKNSLREPVKECSLKEIIKDKNCYRAPCAHPANTYAKLVEPTEKLKKGTGLSPGIMSDICASQYYSPIGLGLIARSLKTYREQLPLYCVPVDSKIEVSLASKTNRYKPYSGKVTRHGKTLKFTPELPRGTEVQLAYKCLRSI from the coding sequence ATGTGGGGACAGTTTTTTAAAGCGCTAGTATTAATGGGCTTTTCTTTTGGTGTATATGTTGGTTGCAGTGAGGTTAACTTTGAAGAAGGCGTGGGGCCTGTTTGTTCTCAATTGCGTAGGGCTCATGGTTCGCCTGCCTGTAAGCACACTGATGACGGATATCAAAAGTTTTCTTATCCCACAACAATTTTAGGTAGAGTAGATTTATTATTTGTTGTAGATAATTCGGGCTCTATGTCGGCAGAGCAAAGAAATATGGCCAAGAATTTTACTCGATTTTTAGCAGACTTAGAGAGCTTAGGCAGAGAAAGTATTTCGTATCAAATTGGTATAATCACCACAGATGTTACTCGCAACGCAGGAAAATTATTAACCTTTGGAAATAAAAATAATATTATTAGTAACGACGCTTCTAACCCTTATTATGCTGAAAATGCGGGGGCTTTGTTTCAAGAGACTATTCAGCGACAAGAAACTCTAGACTGTGAGAGCAGCGGTTTTAATCCTGCAAAATGTCCTTCGGGAAAAGAAAGTGGTATTAAAGCGGTAAATTCTTTTTTAGACAAAGGCTATAATTATTTTTTTAGAGACCATTCATTCTTTTCGATTATTATTATTTCTGACGAAGATGAAAACTCTAGAGGAAAAAATTTAAAGGAATATAATTTGCCAGAAACTTTAGTGTCTAAAGTTGGTTTACAGGTAAGCCCTAATAAAGCGTTTAGTGTAAATGCTATTGTGGTAATGCCAGACGACAGTAAAGGCGCTAAATGTTTAGAGGAACAAAATGCCTTGTGTGGAAAATATTACCGCAAAAATTCTCTCAGAGAACCCGTAAAAGAATGTAGTTTAAAAGAAATTATTAAAGACAAAAATTGTTACAGAGCTCCTTGCGCACACCCTGCTAACACCTATGCAAAGTTAGTAGAACCAACAGAAAAGTTAAAAAAAGGCACGGGTCTGTCGCCTGGAATAATGAGCGATATTTGTGCTTCTCAGTACTATTCACCAATAGGACTGGGGCTGATTGCCCGTTCCCTAAAAACTTACCGCGAACAATTGCCTTTGTATTGCGTCCCTGTCGATTCTAAAATAGAGGTGTCTTTGGCATCAAAGACCAATAGGTATAAACCTTATAGTGGGAAGGTTACGCGTCATGGAAAAACACTTAAATTTACTCCAGAATTACCCAGAGGGACAGAGGTTCAGCTAGCTTACAAATGCTTGCGCAGTATTTAA
- a CDS encoding cystathionine gamma-synthase, with amino-acid sequence MKNTKNKLGFSTRAIHAGQEPDKETGAVMTPVYMSSTFVQKSPGKHTGYEYSRTSNPTRKAYEDCLASLEGGCAGFALASGSAATSLVLHLLKPGDHIIAGDDMYGGTFRLFDKVFKKLGLEFSFVDLSKEDWTSFIKDNTKMIWLETPTNPTLKIFDIQKIADHAHKKNILLSVDNTFMSPYFQQPLSLGADIVVHSVTKFINGHSDIIGGAIVVKDKALSEQIAFLSNSIGAIASTFDSYLALRSLKTLAVRMEKHQENALCVANFLEKHERVAKVIYPGLKNHPQHQLACKQMSGFGGVVSFYIKGGVKDACKFLENLKLFFLAESLGGVESLAQHPGIMTHASVPKEQRASLGIDDTLIRLSIGIENKEDLLADISQALG; translated from the coding sequence ATGAAAAACACTAAAAACAAACTCGGCTTTTCTACTCGTGCTATTCATGCTGGGCAAGAACCAGACAAAGAAACAGGGGCGGTTATGACTCCTGTGTATATGAGTTCTACTTTTGTGCAAAAATCTCCAGGAAAACATACGGGTTATGAATACAGCAGAACCTCTAATCCCACTCGAAAGGCTTATGAAGATTGTTTAGCTAGTCTTGAGGGGGGTTGCGCTGGTTTTGCGCTGGCCTCTGGTTCGGCTGCAACAAGTTTGGTTTTGCATTTATTAAAACCAGGGGATCATATTATTGCAGGCGATGATATGTATGGCGGTACTTTTCGATTATTTGACAAAGTATTTAAAAAATTAGGTTTAGAGTTTTCTTTTGTAGATTTGTCAAAAGAGGACTGGACCTCTTTTATTAAAGACAATACAAAAATGATTTGGTTAGAAACGCCCACTAACCCAACATTAAAAATTTTTGATATACAAAAAATTGCCGACCATGCTCATAAAAAAAATATTTTATTATCCGTAGACAATACTTTTATGAGCCCTTATTTTCAGCAACCTTTAAGTTTGGGGGCCGACATTGTTGTACACTCTGTTACTAAGTTTATTAATGGGCACAGTGATATTATTGGAGGAGCTATTGTAGTTAAAGATAAAGCTTTGTCAGAACAAATCGCTTTTTTAAGTAATTCTATAGGGGCTATAGCAAGCACTTTTGATTCTTATTTAGCCCTAAGAAGTTTAAAAACTTTAGCAGTGCGCATGGAAAAGCACCAAGAAAACGCTTTGTGTGTGGCTAATTTTTTAGAAAAGCACGAAAGAGTGGCTAAAGTTATTTATCCAGGATTAAAAAATCACCCACAACACCAGTTAGCCTGCAAACAAATGAGCGGGTTTGGCGGCGTTGTTTCTTTTTATATAAAAGGAGGCGTTAAGGATGCTTGTAAATTTTTAGAAAATTTAAAACTCTTTTTTTTAGCAGAAAGTTTGGGAGGGGTAGAGTCTTTAGCGCAACACCCAGGTATTATGACTCATGCTTCGGTGCCCAAAGAGCAAAGAGCATCTTTGGGTATTGATGATACGCTTATTCGTTTAAGTATAGGTATTGAAAACAAAGAGGATTTGTTGGCCGATATTAGCCAAGCCTTAGGTTAG
- a CDS encoding undecaprenyl-diphosphate phosphatase — protein sequence MWSIVILAILQGVTEFFPVSSSGHLSLLENFFSFNPSEALGIGLVLHLGTVLSVLVFYRKVLFLFLKNLGKYKKFMLCIIVACFPTGVIGLLLKNTVQAMVFNLPLIAVFFFITAVVLLFSYWGRKRFGQGEGSVEGDFSLKHNSKLLLSSLDHLSIKAAFFIGCVQGISVFPGLSRSGLTIATGRLLGLPPLTAGFFSFALMVPVILGASLLEFSTVSYTSVSMFKMFVGFMVSFLVGLVVLKALQSILVKDKLYYFSYYLLLLILGIYLM from the coding sequence ATGTGGAGCATAGTTATTTTAGCAATATTGCAAGGGGTAACAGAATTTTTTCCTGTATCTAGTTCGGGGCATCTATCCTTGTTAGAAAATTTTTTTTCCTTTAACCCCTCAGAAGCGCTAGGAATAGGGTTGGTTTTGCATTTAGGCACAGTGCTTTCTGTTTTGGTTTTTTATAGAAAAGTGTTATTTTTGTTTTTAAAAAATCTTGGTAAGTATAAAAAATTTATGTTGTGCATTATAGTAGCTTGTTTTCCCACAGGGGTTATAGGTTTGTTATTAAAAAACACAGTACAGGCAATGGTTTTTAATTTGCCATTAATTGCTGTATTCTTTTTTATAACTGCTGTGGTTTTATTATTTAGTTATTGGGGAAGAAAACGCTTTGGGCAAGGCGAAGGAAGTGTCGAGGGGGACTTTTCTTTAAAACATAATTCAAAATTATTACTATCTAGCTTAGATCACTTAAGTATAAAAGCAGCTTTTTTTATTGGTTGCGTGCAGGGCATATCTGTTTTTCCGGGGTTAAGTCGGTCGGGATTAACTATTGCTACAGGCAGGCTGTTGGGCTTGCCACCTTTGACGGCCGGATTTTTTAGTTTTGCTTTAATGGTGCCAGTAATTTTAGGAGCGTCTTTGTTAGAGTTTTCTACGGTGTCTTACACTTCGGTTTCTATGTTTAAAATGTTTGTAGGCTTTATGGTATCGTTTCTTGTGGGGCTTGTTGTATTAAAGGCTTTGCAGTCTATTTTAGTTAAAGATAAATTGTATTACTTTTCGTACTATTTATTATTGTTAATCCTTGGCATATATCTTATGTAA
- a CDS encoding protein kinase, translating into MPKKFQPQSFSYNVCAKIGEGLHSEVYKVVKADESHNLSQVMALKILKSKVLADIWKREFESLSKIFSNYCVRILGWEWILGRPALVLEYIEGVSLQNLLDQGSLSILEINCICTQLYWGLSDLQKFGVAHGDINPRNILFTLQGSLKLIDFGVQGESLEVLYTSPKFCAPELFYEKQPCYESDLYSLGILRQLLLQSSGIELKKQDLEFFNILTSANPKERSSAFLEKKNALQEWFYSDEEVKSLCKKIAYSFLQSQKHQEKTKKIENFHLFPGADKNERLRKIIFKLNLWLPKSLQIIKVSLLQSLLKSSLYLFFIANFLMFMPYSSPINKPLKFAQAYSSLSIFTDSWKKVFIDEVFVGYTPVISLSLRVGWHHMQWVSGQDKGQATFFVPSKAPLILQSSFFKR; encoded by the coding sequence ATGCCTAAAAAATTTCAGCCTCAGTCTTTTTCCTATAATGTTTGTGCTAAAATAGGAGAAGGCTTGCATAGCGAAGTTTATAAGGTCGTAAAAGCCGATGAGAGTCATAATTTATCTCAGGTTATGGCTTTAAAAATTTTAAAATCTAAGGTTTTAGCAGATATTTGGAAAAGGGAATTTGAAAGCTTATCCAAAATTTTTTCTAACTATTGTGTTCGTATTTTGGGCTGGGAGTGGATATTAGGACGGCCGGCCTTAGTGTTAGAATATATTGAAGGGGTGTCTTTACAAAATTTATTAGATCAAGGTTCTTTGTCCATTTTAGAAATAAACTGTATTTGCACACAATTATATTGGGGCTTAAGCGATTTACAAAAATTTGGAGTTGCTCATGGAGATATAAACCCACGCAATATTTTATTTACTTTGCAGGGGAGTTTAAAGCTTATTGATTTTGGAGTGCAGGGAGAAAGCTTAGAAGTTTTGTACACGAGCCCAAAATTTTGTGCGCCAGAGCTATTTTACGAAAAGCAACCCTGCTATGAAAGTGATTTATATAGTTTAGGTATCTTAAGACAGCTTTTATTACAAAGCTCGGGCATAGAATTAAAAAAACAGGATTTAGAGTTTTTTAATATCTTAACAAGTGCTAATCCAAAAGAAAGAAGCTCTGCTTTTTTAGAGAAAAAAAATGCCTTGCAGGAGTGGTTTTATTCTGACGAAGAAGTAAAAAGTTTGTGTAAAAAAATTGCATATTCCTTTTTACAAAGCCAAAAGCATCAAGAAAAAACTAAAAAAATAGAAAACTTTCACTTATTTCCAGGGGCTGATAAAAACGAGAGGCTTAGAAAGATTATTTTTAAACTAAACCTATGGTTACCAAAGTCACTGCAGATTATAAAAGTTTCGCTGTTACAAAGCCTATTAAAATCATCTTTGTATTTATTTTTTATCGCCAATTTTTTAATGTTTATGCCTTACTCCTCTCCAATTAATAAGCCATTAAAGTTTGCACAAGCTTACTCTAGCTTGTCTATTTTTACAGACAGTTGGAAAAAGGTGTTTATTGACGAGGTGTTTGTGGGGTACACTCCTGTTATTTCTTTATCCTTACGGGTAGGCTGGCACCATATGCAGTGGGTTTCTGGTCAAGATAAGGGGCAAGCCACTTTTTTTGTACCCTCTAAAGCGCCGCTAATTTTGCAAAGTAGTTTTTTTAAAAGGTAA